From one Luteipulveratus mongoliensis genomic stretch:
- a CDS encoding M50 family metallopeptidase — MFLLGVLLVLIGVALSIALHEIGHLVPAKKFGVKVTQYMVGFGPTVWSRHRGDTEYGVKAIPLGGYIRMIGMLPPRKQDAPGTLRASSTGRMSQMADAAREDSFDQIKPGDEDRVFYKLPVHQKVIIMLGGPFMNLVIAAVVLVIIACGVGLPKQTSASIASVNECLPIKVVNSQKATCTEADRSPAWKSGMKPGDVVVSVAGKPVTTTLETTQEIRRYADRAIPVVVKRGDQQLTLTVTPAKRTMAKVDKDGQEVLTMSGDTVTEDVGVIGTSIGGTYVNHRAPLTEAPSILGEGLQRTSAVFLRIPQKMVGVFNAAFGDGQRDTNGPISVVGVGRVAGEAADTQNVGLGDKLVFLLSLIASLNLALFVFNLIPLLPLDGGHVAGALWEGVKRGIARVRGIEGPIYADVTKALPIAYTVSIVLIVMSVLLIYADIVNPIKLGN, encoded by the coding sequence ATGTTTCTCCTCGGGGTTCTGCTCGTCCTGATCGGTGTGGCGCTGTCCATCGCGCTGCACGAGATCGGGCACCTGGTGCCGGCCAAGAAGTTCGGCGTCAAGGTGACTCAGTACATGGTCGGCTTCGGGCCTACCGTCTGGTCTCGCCATCGCGGCGACACCGAGTACGGCGTCAAGGCGATCCCGCTCGGTGGCTACATCCGGATGATCGGGATGCTGCCGCCTCGCAAGCAGGACGCGCCCGGCACGTTGCGTGCCTCCTCGACCGGCCGCATGAGCCAGATGGCCGACGCCGCCCGCGAGGACTCCTTCGACCAGATCAAGCCGGGCGACGAGGACCGCGTCTTCTACAAGCTGCCGGTGCACCAGAAGGTCATCATCATGCTCGGCGGTCCGTTCATGAACCTCGTGATCGCCGCGGTCGTGCTCGTGATCATCGCCTGCGGTGTCGGCCTGCCCAAGCAGACCAGCGCGAGCATCGCCAGCGTCAACGAGTGTCTGCCGATCAAGGTCGTCAACAGTCAGAAGGCGACCTGCACCGAGGCCGACCGCTCGCCCGCCTGGAAGTCCGGGATGAAGCCGGGCGACGTCGTCGTCTCGGTCGCCGGCAAGCCGGTCACCACGACGCTCGAGACGACCCAGGAGATCCGCCGGTACGCCGACCGTGCGATCCCGGTCGTCGTCAAGCGTGGCGATCAGCAGCTCACGCTGACGGTGACGCCGGCCAAGCGCACCATGGCCAAGGTCGACAAGGACGGTCAGGAAGTCCTGACCATGAGCGGCGACACGGTGACCGAGGACGTCGGTGTCATCGGCACGTCGATCGGCGGCACCTACGTCAACCACCGCGCGCCCCTGACCGAGGCGCCCAGCATCCTCGGCGAGGGCCTGCAGCGCACCTCGGCGGTCTTCCTGCGCATTCCGCAGAAGATGGTCGGGGTCTTCAACGCCGCGTTCGGTGACGGCCAGCGCGACACCAACGGCCCGATCTCGGTCGTCGGCGTGGGTCGGGTCGCCGGCGAGGCCGCCGACACCCAGAACGTCGGACTGGGCGACAAGCTGGTCTTCCTGCTGAGCCTGATCGCCTCCCTCAACCTCGCGCTCTTCGTCTTCAACCTGATCCCGCTGCTGCCCCTGGACGGCGGTCACGTCGCCGGTGCGCTGTGGGAGGGCGTCAAGCGCGGCATCGCGCGCGTCCGCGGTATCGAGGGCCCGATCTATGCCGACGTGACCAAGGCGCTGCCGATCGCCTACACCGTCTCGATCGTGCTCATCGTGATGTCCGTGCTGCTGATCTACGCCGACATCGTCAACCCCATCAAGCTCGGCAACTAG
- a CDS encoding pyridoxamine 5'-phosphate oxidase family protein, with protein sequence MTTETAESPTDAYADLPTITDEAGLVELLGTPTPAVRDKARPELHDLDIQWLAASPLCFVGTAAADGSCDVSPKGDPAGFVKVLDRHTIAIPERAGNKRADGYKNILANPHVGVNFLIPGRGDTLRINGTARLVTDGPFFEDMVVKGHRPVLVLLVHVEQVFYHCAKAFLRSQTWQPDTWAPEAMPRHAVIAKELVRKNQTLEELDRYYGAQYAAGLYPENTGG encoded by the coding sequence ATGACGACCGAGACCGCCGAAAGCCCTACCGACGCCTACGCGGATCTGCCGACGATCACCGACGAAGCCGGGCTCGTCGAGCTGCTCGGCACACCGACGCCCGCCGTCCGTGACAAGGCTCGACCCGAGCTGCACGACCTCGATATCCAGTGGCTGGCCGCGTCACCGCTGTGCTTCGTCGGGACCGCCGCCGCGGACGGCAGCTGCGACGTCTCGCCCAAGGGAGACCCTGCGGGCTTCGTCAAGGTCCTCGACCGGCACACCATCGCAATCCCGGAGCGCGCGGGCAACAAACGGGCCGACGGTTACAAGAACATCCTCGCCAACCCGCACGTCGGCGTGAACTTCCTCATCCCCGGACGCGGCGACACCCTGCGGATCAACGGCACCGCCCGCCTGGTCACCGACGGCCCGTTCTTCGAGGACATGGTCGTCAAGGGTCACCGGCCGGTGCTCGTGCTCCTGGTCCACGTGGAGCAGGTCTTCTATCACTGCGCCAAGGCGTTCCTGCGGTCGCAGACCTGGCAGCCAGACACGTGGGCGCCCGAGGCGATGCCTCGCCACGCGGTGATCGCCAAGGAGCTCGTGCGCAAGAACCAGACCCTCGAGGAGCTGGACCGCTACTACGGAGCGCAGTACGCCGCCGGGCTCTATCCCGAGAACACCGGCGGCTGA
- a CDS encoding EfeM/EfeO family lipoprotein — protein sequence MSRLVAVLAGVVLLLTGCSSGTSSARSTHVSAGRRSSSSRTVQVSLSHCGEGWSPSQAGPTLLHVRNTDTRAGEVYLTRARTDQVVAVLDPLGPGAEGDMSVALGSGSYTVVCSMEDADPVRGPPTTVTGTAAGSPAVAAVTQTDLIAPTKRYHDIVAGRLRTLVGQTRTLDHDITTGNRAAAQRDWLTAHLAYESLGAAYGAFGDADGAINGRPDGLPQGISDPDFTGFHRIEQLLWHNGAMPSIGPFSHRLLGDVTTLSSSFGTAQIDPHETVIRAHEITENTLQVELTGSSDLGSGSSLATADANLTGTQLVLGQLDGLLRPRYPSTSLVSARIVRAQKDLRALLRGGRYPSLGRLTRPQRERINGDFAELTELLAPVATILEPRRV from the coding sequence GTGAGTCGTCTCGTTGCCGTACTCGCAGGCGTTGTCCTGCTGCTGACCGGGTGCTCCTCGGGCACCTCGTCCGCTCGGTCGACTCACGTCAGCGCGGGCCGCCGCTCGTCGTCCTCGCGGACGGTTCAGGTCTCCCTCAGCCACTGCGGCGAGGGCTGGTCACCGAGCCAAGCCGGCCCGACCTTGCTGCACGTCCGCAACACGGACACCCGCGCGGGCGAGGTGTATCTCACCCGCGCACGAACCGATCAGGTCGTCGCGGTGCTCGATCCTCTGGGGCCCGGAGCCGAGGGCGACATGAGCGTCGCGCTCGGATCGGGCAGCTACACGGTGGTCTGCTCCATGGAGGACGCGGACCCGGTCCGCGGACCCCCAACCACTGTCACGGGCACAGCAGCTGGTTCGCCTGCAGTGGCCGCAGTCACCCAGACGGACCTCATTGCACCGACCAAGCGCTACCACGACATCGTTGCCGGGCGCCTGCGAACCCTTGTAGGGCAGACGCGCACCCTGGATCACGACATCACCACCGGCAATCGCGCTGCAGCGCAACGTGATTGGCTGACAGCTCACCTTGCGTACGAGAGCCTCGGCGCTGCGTACGGCGCCTTTGGGGACGCGGACGGCGCAATCAACGGACGACCGGACGGCCTTCCACAGGGCATCTCCGACCCCGACTTCACCGGCTTCCACCGGATCGAGCAGCTGCTCTGGCACAACGGGGCAATGCCCTCCATCGGCCCGTTCAGCCATCGCCTCCTCGGCGACGTGACGACACTCTCTTCGTCCTTCGGAACGGCTCAGATCGACCCGCACGAGACCGTGATCCGTGCGCACGAGATCACCGAGAACACCCTGCAGGTCGAGCTCACCGGCTCCTCCGACCTGGGCAGCGGGTCCTCCCTCGCCACGGCGGACGCCAATCTGACCGGCACCCAGCTCGTCCTGGGCCAGCTCGACGGACTGCTTCGTCCGCGCTACCCGAGCACATCGCTGGTCTCCGCCCGCATCGTCCGGGCTCAGAAGGACCTGCGGGCACTCCTGCGGGGCGGGCGGTACCCCAGTCTCGGCCGGCTCACCCGGCCCCAGCGTGAGCGCATCAACGGTGACTTCGCCGAACTGACCGAGCTGCTCGCCCCGGTCGCAACCATCCTCGAGCCGCGGAGGGTCTGA
- a CDS encoding DUF4081 domain-containing GNAT family N-acetyltransferase produces MLRTFGATRTLGAGDFERVMQLCAQDPMTNVFVAARVQEGGLGFGGSLLGVEEDHLLTSMCWISANVVPVSCDDEALDVFASRLRRHRRRVSSIFGESEQVLGLWERLYRHWGEPRSLRPDQPMMACTTLPATQGRLIDPRVRQARIDEVDLVLPASAAMFTEEIGYPPYVGSDRDYRNLVSSLIRAGHTYVVIEDGRVVFKADVGSMAGGVAQIQGVWVAPDARGQGLAAPAMNGVVQHVMEVFAPVVTLYVNGYNEPALRAYDRAGFAQVGQFATVIL; encoded by the coding sequence GTGCTAAGGACGTTCGGCGCCACGCGCACCCTGGGAGCGGGTGATTTCGAGCGCGTCATGCAGCTGTGTGCCCAGGACCCGATGACCAACGTCTTCGTGGCCGCGCGGGTACAGGAGGGCGGTCTGGGCTTCGGCGGATCGCTTCTGGGCGTCGAGGAGGACCACCTGCTGACGTCGATGTGCTGGATCTCGGCCAACGTCGTACCCGTCTCGTGCGATGACGAGGCGCTCGATGTGTTCGCGAGCAGGCTGCGACGGCACCGGCGGCGGGTCTCCTCGATCTTCGGTGAGTCCGAGCAGGTGCTCGGGCTCTGGGAGCGGCTCTACCGGCACTGGGGCGAGCCCCGCTCGCTGCGACCGGACCAGCCGATGATGGCCTGCACGACGCTGCCTGCGACCCAAGGCCGCCTGATCGATCCGCGGGTGCGGCAGGCGCGGATCGATGAGGTCGATCTGGTGCTCCCGGCGTCCGCAGCGATGTTCACCGAGGAGATCGGCTACCCGCCCTACGTCGGCTCGGACCGCGACTACCGCAACCTGGTCAGCTCACTGATCCGAGCCGGTCACACCTATGTGGTCATCGAGGACGGACGAGTCGTCTTCAAGGCTGACGTCGGGTCGATGGCCGGGGGAGTGGCGCAGATCCAGGGCGTCTGGGTCGCACCGGACGCCCGGGGTCAAGGTCTGGCGGCACCCGCGATGAACGGTGTCGTCCAGCACGTCATGGAGGTCTTCGCGCCGGTCGTCACGCTCTACGTCAACGGCTACAACGAGCCGGCGCTGCGGGCGTACGACCGGGCCGGCTTCGCACAGGTCGGGCAGTTTGCGACAGTGATCCTGTGA
- a CDS encoding nuclear transport factor 2 family protein: MTLDVADRLAIHELMALHGHLADSRGADRLHLLMTDDVVMDVTAYDLGVVDGLEANRRLWTEAPGNQPVGHHVTNVMVSEDDDGTVRVRSKGIAVMADGTTGTADYDDVVVRTPDGWRIARRVVGRRA, translated from the coding sequence ATGACGCTGGACGTAGCCGATCGGCTGGCGATCCATGAGCTCATGGCGCTGCACGGCCACCTGGCCGACAGCCGCGGCGCGGACCGTCTGCATCTGCTGATGACCGACGACGTCGTCATGGATGTGACTGCCTACGACCTCGGCGTGGTCGACGGGTTGGAGGCCAACCGTCGGCTCTGGACCGAGGCGCCCGGCAACCAACCGGTCGGCCACCACGTGACCAACGTGATGGTCAGCGAGGACGACGACGGCACCGTACGCGTGCGGTCCAAGGGCATCGCCGTGATGGCCGACGGGACCACCGGGACCGCCGACTACGACGACGTGGTGGTCCGGACGCCGGACGGCTGGCGGATCGCCCGCCGGGTCGTCGGTCGGCGCGCCTGA
- a CDS encoding DoxX family protein — protein MIFSLSTLPRGARGVAAALLGSGTVHLTRPQVFEPFIPPALRSHQRELIYVSGVAEIACATGLLIPAVRRPAALASAALLVAVLPGNVQMAVDAHQRIQQKGSTPKREAIRAAMIARVPLQIPLIKAVLRAAKPS, from the coding sequence GTGATCTTCTCCCTGTCCACGCTGCCCCGGGGCGCCCGCGGAGTCGCGGCCGCGTTGCTCGGTTCCGGCACCGTCCACCTCACCCGCCCGCAGGTCTTCGAACCGTTCATCCCGCCAGCGCTGCGCTCGCACCAGCGCGAGCTGATCTACGTGTCGGGTGTCGCCGAGATCGCTTGTGCCACAGGCCTTCTCATCCCTGCCGTACGCCGCCCCGCGGCTCTTGCGTCCGCGGCGCTGCTCGTCGCGGTGCTCCCTGGCAACGTCCAGATGGCCGTCGATGCGCACCAGCGCATCCAGCAGAAGGGCTCGACGCCCAAGCGTGAGGCGATCCGGGCAGCGATGATCGCGCGGGTCCCGCTGCAGATCCCGTTGATCAAGGCCGTGCTGCGCGCCGCCAAGCCGTCATGA
- a CDS encoding DUF402 domain-containing protein, with product MPHSDSSSSGPYAAAGFTDHRPSVVGTSVHVDTRKWDGGEHWQFDASYVGTDEYGVWLGIPVGCHFERPGAQFDADVLQVLLMPDDGYTPTFHARVEDPDARPQVLVYVDICTRPEWRRTPDGVEVTLVDMDLDVIRRTNGEVFVDDEDEFAEHQVRYGYPADVIAQSEADCARVLKMVQTRAEPFGEVCGRWLETYGSRTP from the coding sequence GTGCCGCACAGTGACTCCTCGTCCTCAGGTCCGTACGCCGCCGCCGGCTTCACCGACCACCGACCGTCCGTGGTGGGCACCTCGGTCCACGTCGACACGCGCAAGTGGGACGGCGGTGAGCACTGGCAGTTCGATGCTTCCTACGTGGGCACCGACGAGTACGGCGTCTGGCTCGGTATCCCGGTCGGGTGCCATTTCGAGCGGCCAGGCGCCCAGTTCGACGCCGACGTCCTGCAGGTCCTGCTGATGCCCGACGACGGCTACACCCCGACGTTCCATGCCCGGGTCGAGGACCCCGACGCCCGCCCGCAGGTGCTGGTCTACGTGGACATCTGCACCCGACCCGAGTGGCGGCGTACGCCTGACGGGGTCGAGGTGACGCTCGTCGACATGGATCTGGACGTCATCCGCCGGACCAACGGCGAGGTCTTCGTGGACGACGAGGACGAGTTCGCCGAGCACCAGGTGCGCTACGGCTACCCCGCGGACGTCATCGCTCAGAGCGAGGCCGACTGCGCTCGGGTGCTGAAGATGGTGCAGACCCGAGCCGAGCCGTTCGGCGAGGTATGCGGGCGCTGGCTGGAGACGTACGGGTCTAGGACACCGTGA
- the ispG gene encoding flavodoxin-dependent (E)-4-hydroxy-3-methylbut-2-enyl-diphosphate synthase — MSVSLGMPSAPAPVLAPRRQTRKIKVGKVEVGGDAPISVQSMTTTPTTDINATLQQIAELTAAGCDIVRVACPSQDDAEALPAIATKSQIPVIADIHFQPKYVYAAIEAGCAAVRVNPGNIRKFDDQVAQIAKEAKDAGVSIRIGVNAGSLDPRLMQKYGKATPEALVESAVWEASLFEEHDFHDFKISVKHNDPVVMVRAYELLAERGDWPLHLGVTEAGPAFQGTIKSATAFGALLSKGIGDTIRVSLSAPPVEEVKVGNQILQSLNLKPRKLEIVSCPSCGRAQVDVYTLAEEVTAGLEGMEVPLRVAVMGCVVNGPGEAREADLGVASGNGKGQIFVKGEVIKTVPESQIVETLIEEAMRIADEMGESADGAEGAPVVTVS, encoded by the coding sequence ATGAGTGTGTCCCTCGGAATGCCGTCCGCACCTGCCCCAGTTCTCGCACCTCGACGGCAGACCCGCAAGATCAAGGTCGGCAAGGTCGAGGTCGGCGGTGACGCACCCATCTCCGTGCAGTCGATGACGACGACGCCGACCACGGACATCAACGCCACGCTGCAGCAGATCGCCGAGCTCACCGCCGCCGGCTGCGACATCGTGCGAGTGGCCTGCCCGAGCCAGGACGACGCCGAGGCGCTGCCCGCCATCGCGACCAAGTCGCAGATCCCGGTCATCGCCGACATCCACTTCCAGCCCAAGTACGTCTACGCGGCGATCGAGGCCGGTTGCGCTGCGGTCCGGGTCAACCCCGGCAACATCCGCAAGTTCGACGACCAGGTCGCCCAGATCGCCAAGGAGGCCAAGGACGCCGGCGTCTCCATCCGCATCGGCGTCAACGCCGGCTCGCTCGACCCGCGGCTGATGCAGAAGTACGGCAAGGCCACCCCGGAGGCGCTCGTCGAGTCCGCCGTCTGGGAGGCGTCGCTGTTCGAGGAGCACGACTTCCACGACTTCAAGATCTCGGTCAAGCACAACGACCCGGTCGTGATGGTGCGGGCGTACGAGCTCCTCGCCGAGCGCGGTGACTGGCCGCTGCACCTCGGTGTCACCGAGGCCGGCCCGGCGTTCCAGGGCACCATCAAGTCGGCGACCGCGTTCGGCGCGCTGCTGTCCAAGGGCATCGGCGACACCATTCGCGTCTCGCTGTCCGCGCCTCCCGTCGAGGAGGTCAAGGTCGGCAACCAGATCCTGCAGTCGCTCAACCTCAAGCCGCGCAAGCTCGAGATCGTGTCCTGCCCGTCCTGCGGCCGCGCCCAGGTCGACGTCTACACGCTGGCCGAAGAGGTCACCGCCGGCCTGGAGGGCATGGAGGTGCCGCTGCGCGTCGCGGTCATGGGCTGCGTCGTCAACGGGCCGGGTGAGGCCCGTGAGGCCGACCTCGGCGTCGCCTCCGGCAACGGCAAGGGCCAGATCTTCGTCAAGGGCGAGGTCATCAAGACCGTGCCCGAGAGTCAGATCGTCGAGACGCTGATCGAGGAGGCGATGCGGATCGCGGACGAGATGGGTGAGTCGGCGGATGGCGCCGAAGGTGCCCCTGTCGTCACGGTGTCCTAG
- the dxr gene encoding 1-deoxy-D-xylulose-5-phosphate reductoisomerase has product MTSPRTVALLGSTGSIGTQAIQIARANPERFRITALSAGGRDLRLVAQQAVELRVEAVGIASGDPAQLRTHLGDAAREAGHQSYAPEILAGDDASSTIAAGGADVVLNGITGSIGLRPTIAALQAGSTLALANKESLIVGGPVVKSLARPDQIVPVDSEHSAIAQSLRAGRKDEVRRLVLTASGGPFRGRVEDDLKKVTPQEALAHPNFAMGKVITTNSATLVNKGLEVIEAHLLFDVPFDAIDVVVHPQQYIHSMVEFVDGAVVAQIGLPTMLVPIALGMGWPDRVPDAETPIDWTKASDWRFEPLDDDAFPAVALARQVGTAGSTYPAVYNAANEECVEAFHTGRITFVDIVQTVARVVQDHSAESGQLSVEQVLAAEEWARGRAHEVLEQR; this is encoded by the coding sequence GTGACCTCACCTCGCACAGTCGCCCTCCTCGGCTCGACCGGGTCCATCGGGACCCAGGCCATTCAGATCGCTCGCGCCAACCCGGAGCGCTTCCGCATCACGGCGCTGTCGGCCGGCGGACGCGACCTGCGCCTCGTCGCCCAGCAGGCGGTCGAGCTGCGGGTCGAGGCGGTCGGCATTGCGTCGGGCGATCCCGCTCAGCTGCGCACCCACCTGGGTGACGCGGCCCGCGAGGCCGGGCACCAGTCGTACGCGCCGGAGATCCTGGCCGGGGACGACGCATCCAGCACGATCGCGGCCGGGGGAGCCGACGTCGTCCTCAACGGCATCACCGGATCAATCGGGCTGCGGCCGACGATCGCTGCGCTCCAGGCGGGCTCGACGCTGGCGCTTGCCAACAAGGAGTCGCTCATCGTGGGCGGACCGGTGGTCAAGTCGCTGGCCCGGCCGGACCAGATCGTCCCTGTCGACAGCGAGCACAGTGCGATCGCGCAGAGTCTGCGGGCCGGCCGGAAGGACGAGGTACGCCGCCTGGTGCTGACCGCCAGCGGCGGGCCGTTCCGGGGACGCGTCGAGGACGACCTCAAGAAGGTCACCCCGCAGGAAGCGCTCGCGCACCCCAACTTCGCGATGGGCAAGGTGATCACCACCAACTCGGCCACCCTGGTCAACAAGGGCCTGGAGGTGATCGAGGCGCATCTGCTCTTCGACGTGCCGTTCGACGCGATTGACGTGGTCGTGCACCCGCAGCAGTACATCCACTCGATGGTCGAGTTCGTCGACGGCGCGGTGGTGGCCCAGATCGGCTTGCCGACCATGCTCGTACCGATCGCTCTCGGTATGGGCTGGCCCGACAGGGTGCCCGACGCGGAGACGCCCATCGACTGGACGAAGGCCTCGGACTGGCGGTTCGAGCCGCTTGACGACGACGCGTTCCCAGCAGTCGCCCTCGCGCGTCAGGTCGGGACTGCGGGCTCGACCTACCCGGCCGTCTACAACGCGGCCAACGAGGAGTGCGTCGAGGCTTTTCACACGGGCCGCATCACGTTCGTCGACATCGTCCAGACCGTTGCGCGCGTCGTACAGGACCACAGCGCCGAGTCCGGTCAGCTGTCCGTCGAGCAGGTGCTGGCGGCCGAGGAGTGGGCCAGGGGGCGGGCTCACGAGGTCCTTGAGCAGAGGTGA
- a CDS encoding S66 peptidase family protein: MTMPARPSLRGRTEEESSPEGSVPAAPDWAGPAYVVPPALHEGDRVAVLSVSGPPVAERLDEGLAVVRSWGLDPVLLDSASAAHPTFDYLAGDDELRARDIEHALTDPSYAAVLLARGGYGSQRTLEHVDWSRVVAAQPRPRHVVGFSDVTALQEGLLRHLGWSSLYGPMVATWYFQQGRAQESLQRALMAPDSVTAIELPDGFALVDGVAEGTLLGGCATLMASSIGSSTAVPAKDAIVFLEDVDEELFRLDRVFTQLRRSGYLDGIRGVVTGTFDGCGDPDLVTALLRDRFADLGVPVLAGADIGHGVPLQTLPIGRRARLDTAAARLDLL; this comes from the coding sequence ATGACGATGCCGGCCCGACCGAGCCTGCGAGGTCGGACGGAGGAGGAGTCGAGCCCAGAAGGCTCAGTTCCGGCGGCCCCAGACTGGGCGGGTCCGGCGTACGTCGTCCCGCCGGCTCTGCACGAGGGTGACCGGGTCGCGGTGCTCAGCGTGAGCGGCCCGCCGGTCGCCGAGCGCCTGGACGAAGGCCTGGCCGTGGTGCGCTCGTGGGGGCTGGATCCTGTGCTGCTCGACTCGGCATCCGCTGCCCACCCCACGTTCGACTATCTCGCGGGCGACGACGAGCTGCGCGCCCGCGACATCGAGCACGCGCTCACAGACCCGTCGTACGCCGCTGTCCTGTTGGCCCGCGGCGGCTACGGCTCCCAGCGGACGCTGGAGCACGTCGACTGGTCGCGCGTCGTGGCGGCCCAGCCGCGCCCGCGGCACGTGGTCGGCTTCTCCGACGTCACCGCGCTCCAGGAGGGTCTGCTGCGGCATCTCGGCTGGTCCTCGCTGTACGGCCCGATGGTGGCCACCTGGTACTTCCAGCAGGGTCGAGCGCAGGAGAGCCTGCAGCGTGCGCTGATGGCGCCGGACTCGGTCACCGCCATCGAGCTGCCGGACGGGTTCGCGCTCGTCGACGGAGTTGCCGAGGGCACGCTCCTGGGTGGCTGCGCGACGCTGATGGCCAGCTCGATCGGCAGCTCCACGGCTGTCCCTGCCAAGGACGCCATCGTGTTCCTGGAGGACGTCGACGAGGAGCTGTTCCGGCTGGACCGGGTCTTCACCCAGCTGCGCCGGTCGGGCTATCTCGACGGCATACGCGGTGTGGTCACTGGGACGTTCGACGGCTGCGGTGACCCGGACCTGGTCACGGCGCTGCTGCGCGACCGCTTCGCTGACCTCGGAGTGCCGGTGCTGGCCGGCGCCGACATCGGCCACGGTGTGCCCTTGCAGACGCTGCCCATCGGCCGTAGGGCCCGCCTCGACACTGCCGCCGCGCGCCTCGACCTGCTCTGA
- a CDS encoding NAD-dependent succinate-semialdehyde dehydrogenase has product MGETKTSVLERVKKQLFIAGEWRDAEGGATLEVDNPATGEALTHVADGSVKDGDAALAAAAAAQADWAKTPPRDRGELLRSAYEMLVERTEDLATLMTLEMGKPLAESRGEVAYGSEFFRWFSEEAVRISGRWSTAPNGATRLVTMKQPVGPTLMITPWNFPLAMGTRKIGPAIAAGCTMVVKPAAETPLTMLLLAQILEEVGLPKGVLNVITTSTSGQVMEPLIRDPRSRKLTFTGSTPIGQKLIEQSAEQLLRVSMELGGNAPFLVFEDADLDAAVEGAMLAKMRNIGEACTAANRFLVHADVADEFSRRLAERMGALTVGDGMDDDTKVGPLINAKAVDKVKALVEDAKGRGARVVTGGETVGDRGFFYAPTVLTDVTGEADMAREEIFGPVAGIQTFTDEADAIERANSTEYGLVAYFFTKDFSRAIRVSEALEYGMVGVNQGIVSNPAAPFGGVKASGFGREGGFEGIDEYLETKYVGLAL; this is encoded by the coding sequence ATGGGTGAGACAAAGACGTCGGTCCTGGAGCGCGTCAAGAAGCAGCTGTTCATTGCCGGCGAGTGGCGAGATGCCGAAGGTGGAGCCACGCTCGAGGTGGACAACCCGGCAACGGGCGAGGCGCTGACGCACGTCGCCGATGGCTCGGTCAAGGACGGCGACGCCGCCTTGGCTGCCGCGGCCGCAGCGCAGGCGGACTGGGCCAAGACCCCGCCGCGCGACCGGGGAGAGCTGCTGCGGTCGGCGTACGAAATGCTCGTGGAGCGCACCGAGGACCTCGCGACCCTGATGACGCTGGAGATGGGCAAGCCGCTCGCCGAGTCGCGGGGTGAGGTGGCGTACGGCAGCGAGTTCTTCCGCTGGTTCTCCGAGGAGGCCGTGCGGATCTCCGGCCGCTGGTCGACCGCGCCCAACGGCGCCACGCGCCTGGTGACGATGAAGCAGCCGGTCGGTCCGACGCTGATGATCACGCCGTGGAACTTCCCGCTGGCAATGGGCACCCGCAAGATCGGTCCGGCGATTGCCGCGGGCTGCACGATGGTCGTCAAGCCGGCCGCCGAGACGCCGCTGACGATGCTGCTGCTCGCCCAGATCCTCGAAGAGGTCGGCTTGCCCAAGGGTGTGCTCAACGTCATCACGACCTCCACGTCCGGACAGGTCATGGAGCCGCTCATCCGCGACCCGCGATCCCGCAAGCTCACCTTCACCGGCTCGACGCCGATCGGTCAGAAGCTCATCGAGCAGTCCGCTGAGCAGCTGCTGCGCGTCTCGATGGAGCTCGGCGGCAACGCCCCGTTCCTGGTGTTCGAGGACGCCGACCTCGACGCCGCGGTCGAGGGCGCGATGCTCGCCAAGATGCGCAACATCGGCGAGGCGTGCACCGCCGCCAACCGGTTCCTCGTGCACGCCGACGTGGCGGACGAGTTCTCGCGCCGGCTCGCCGAGCGGATGGGTGCGCTGACCGTCGGCGACGGCATGGACGACGACACCAAGGTCGGGCCGCTCATCAACGCCAAGGCGGTCGACAAGGTGAAGGCCCTGGTCGAGGACGCGAAGGGTCGCGGCGCTCGCGTCGTGACCGGTGGCGAGACCGTCGGAGATCGCGGATTCTTTTACGCACCAACGGTTCTCACTGATGTCACCGGCGAGGCTGACATGGCTCGCGAGGAGATCTTCGGACCCGTCGCAGGCATCCAGACCTTCACCGATGAGGCGGACGCGATCGAGCGGGCCAACTCCACGGAGTACGGCCTTGTCGCCTACTTCTTCACCAAGGACTTCTCGCGTGCCATCCGGGTCAGTGAGGCGCTCGAGTACGGCATGGTCGGCGTCAACCAGGGCATCGTCTCCAACCCGGCGGCGCCGTTCGGCGGGGTCAAGGCGTCCGGCTTCGGTCGTGAGGGCGGTTTCGAGGGCATCGATGAGTACCTCGAGACCAAGTACGTCGGACTCGCGTTGTGA